A single Thunnus thynnus chromosome 6, fThuThy2.1, whole genome shotgun sequence DNA region contains:
- the mrps25 gene encoding 28S ribosomal protein S25, mitochondrial → MPMKGRFPIRRTLEYLQKGDIIFKNRVKIMTVNYNTHGELSDGARKFVFFNIPQIQYKNPWVQIMMFKNMTPSPFLKFYLDDGEQVLVDVEGKDYKQISQHVKKILGKSQEVLQAEAQAKMQASNPANFGPKKYCLRECICEVEGQMPCPGTTPLPKEMTGKYRTQMAASQE, encoded by the exons ATGCCTATGAAAGGAAGGTTTCCGATCAGGAGGACACTGGAATACCTCCAGAAAGGAGAtatcatctttaaaaacagagtgaaGATCATGACGGTGAATTACAACACACACGGAGAGCTCAGCGACGGAGCAAG AAAGTTCGTGTTCTTCAATATTCCTCAAATTCAGTACAAAAACCCGTGGGTCCAAATAATGATGTTCAAAAACATGACGCCATCACCGTTCTTGAAGTTCTACCTGG ATGATGGGGAGCAAGTACTGGTTGATGTGGAGGGAAAAGACTACAAACAAATTTCACAACATGTGAAGAAGATTTTGGGCAAATCACA AGAAGTGTTACAGGCAGAAGCTCAAGCCAAGATGCAGGCCTCCAATCCTGCCAACTTTGGGCCAAAGAAGTACTGTCTGAGGGAGTGTATCTGTGAAGTGGAGGGACAGATGCCCTGTCCTGGCACCACGCCGCTGCCCAAAGAGATGACGGGCAAATATCGCACCCAGATGGCAGCGTCACAGGAGTGA
- the nr2c2 gene encoding nuclear receptor subfamily 2 group C member 2, with protein MTANLNLLSQQKVDSEHEAEASSSPSDSVMSESPQRFQVISTEPATTPQRIQIVTDQQTGQKIQIVTAMNPSSVPKQQFILTTADSSGAGKVILASPDSHNTKQLIFTAADNLMPGRIQIVTDPVSMERLLGQSGDLSRPQPVEYCLVCGDKASGRHYGAVSCEGCKGFFKRSVRKNLTYSCRSKQDCVINKHHRNRCQFCRLRKCLKMGMKTESVQSERKPIDVVPREKHANCAASTQKIYIRKDLNSPLIATPTFISDTETDGSRSSLLDQGMLVNIQQPVMQSDGTLLLATDSKMESGQGDLGTLANVVTSLANLSDSLKENLNNGDTSDSQHEEQSASEITRAFDTLAKVFNPPEVGVGQSLADKLQCVSGTTIQLIGRDQETPIIEVEGPLLTDSHVSFKLTMPSPMPEYLNVHYICESASRLLFLSMHWARSIPAFSALGQEANTSLVRACWNELFTLGLAQCAHVMNLSTILAAIINHLQSSIQDDKLSGERVKQVMEHIWKFQEFCNSMTKLETDSYEYAYLKAIVLFSPDHPGVDSSGQIEKFQGKALMELQDYVQKTYPDDTYRLTRILTRLPALRLMNSNITEELFFTGLIGNVSIDSIIPYILKMETAEYNSQDSDPTE; from the exons ATGACGGCCAACCTGAATCTGCTCTCTCAGCAGAAAGTGGACTCTGAGCACGAGGCAGAG gCGTCATCCTCTCCATCAGACTCAGTGATGAGTGAGTCACCACAGCGCTTTCAGGTCATTTCCACTGAGCCTGCCACAACACCACAGCGAATACAG ATTGTAACTGACCAGCAGACAGGTCAGAAGATCCAGATAGTGACAGCGATGAACCCGTCCAGTGTGCCCAAACAGCAGTTCATTCTGACTACAGCTGACAGCTCAGGGGCAGGCAAGGTTATTCTGGCCTCTCCAGATAGCCACAACACTAAGCAGCTCATCTTTACCGCTGCAGACAATTTGATGCCAGGAAGGATACAG ATTGTCACAGATCCAGTATCAATGGAGCGGTTGCTAGGGCAGTCAGGGGATTTGAGCCGACCACAGCCGGTGGAGTACTGTTTGGTGTGTGGCGACAAGGCTTCAG GACGTCACTATGGAGCGGTCAGTTGTGAGGGATGTAAAGGCTTCTTCAAGCGGAGCGTGAGGAAGAACCTGACCTACAGTTGCCGCAGTAAACAGGACTGTGTCATCAACAAACACCACCGCAATCGCTGCCAGTTCTGCCGGTTGAGGAAATGCCTTAAGATGGGGATGAAGACTGAGT CTgtacagagtgagagaaagccCATCGATGTAGTGCCCAGAGAGAAGCACGCCAACTGCGCTGCCTCCACCCAAAAGATCTACATTCGCAAGGACCTTAACAGCCCGCTCATCGCCACGCCAACCTTTATCTCTGATACAGAGACAGATGGCTCCAG ATCCAGCCTGCTGGACCAGGGGATGCTGGTTAATATCCAGCAGCCTGTCATGCAGAGTGATGGAACTTTGCTGCTGGCTACTGACTCAAAG aTGGAGTCTGGGCAGGGAGACTTGGGGACATTAGCCAATGTGGTGACATCACTGGCCAACCTGAGTGACTCACTGAAAGAGAACTTGAACAATGGCGATACCTCAGACAGCCAACATGAGGAGCAATCTGCCAGCGAGATAACACG TGCCTTTGACACCCTGGCCAAAGTTTTCAACCCACCTGAAGTCGGGGTCGGGCAGAGTCTGGCCGATAAGTTGCAGTGTGTCAGTGGAACAACCATCCAGTTGATTGGTCGAGACCAGGAGACTCCAATCATCGAGGTGGAAGGACCACTGCTCACAGACAGCCATGTCAGCTTTAAG CTGACCATGCCCAGCCCCATGCCTGAGTATCTGAATGTACACTACATCTGTGAGTCAGCATCCAgacttctcttcctctccatgcACTGGGCACGCTCCATCCCTGCCTTCTCAGCTCTTGG TCAGGAGGCTAACACCAGTTTGGTGCGAGCCTGCTGGAACGAGCTGTTCACTCTGGGTCTCGCTCAGTGTGCTCATGTGATGAACCTGTCGACCATCCTCGCTGCCATCATCAACCACCTTCAAAGCAGCATCCAGGATG ACAAGCTGTCAGGGGAGCGGGTGAAGCAGGTGATGGAGCATATCTGGAAGTTTCAGGAGTTCTGCAACAGCATGACAAAGTTGGAGACTGACAGCTACGAATATGCCTACCTGAAGGCTATAGTGTTGTTTAGTCCTG ATCATCCAGGTGTGGACAGCAGCGGGCAGATTGAGAAGTTTCAGGGGAAAGCGCTGATGGAGCTACAGGACTACGTGCAGAAAACATATCCGGATGACACCTACAG GTTGACCCGCATCCTGACTCGTCTCCCAGCCCTGCGCCTCATGAACTCCAACATCACAGAGGAGCTCTTCTTCACCGGCTTAATAGGTAACGTGTCTATCGACAGCATCATTCCCTACATCCTCAAGATGGAGACGGCTGAGTATAACAGCCAGGACTCCGACCCTACAGAATGA